Proteins encoded in a region of the Bacillus methanolicus genome:
- the perR gene encoding peroxide-responsive transcriptional repressor PerR, with product MEHKHLKEALETLKETGVRITPQRHAILEYLINSMSHPTADEIYKALEGKFPNMSVATVYNNLRVFREVGLVKELTYGDASSRFDFVTTHHYHVICESCGKIVDFHYPGLNEVEQLASHVTGFRVSHHRMEIYGTCPECSNKEAH from the coding sequence ATGGAACACAAGCATCTAAAAGAAGCGCTGGAAACCTTAAAAGAAACTGGAGTTCGCATAACTCCACAACGTCATGCGATACTTGAATATTTAATAAACTCAATGTCACACCCGACTGCTGACGAAATATATAAGGCTCTAGAAGGCAAGTTCCCGAATATGAGTGTGGCAACAGTTTACAATAATTTAAGAGTATTTCGTGAAGTTGGCCTCGTTAAAGAGTTAACTTATGGAGATGCATCAAGCAGATTTGATTTTGTCACAACTCATCATTATCATGTAATTTGTGAAAGCTGCGGCAAAATTGTCGATTTTCATTACCCTGGCCTTAATGAGGTTGAACAGCTCGCTTCCCATGTGACTGGATTTAGAGTAAGTCACCATCGTATGGAAATCTACGGAACTTGTCCTGAATGTTCAAATAAAGAAGCCCATTAA
- a CDS encoding glutamate-1-semialdehyde 2,1-aminomutase, whose product MQFTKSEQLHKEALEHIVGGVNSPSRSYKAVGGGAPVVMERAKGAYFWDVDGNKYIDYLAAYGPIIAGHAHPHITEAIKKAAESGVLYGTPTPHEVKFAKMLKEAMPGLEKVRFVNSGTEAVMTTIRVARAYTGRDKIIKFAGCYHGHSDLVLVAAGSGPSTLGTPDSAGVPKSIAQEVITVPYNDIEPFKQALEKWGDQVAAVLVEPIVGNFGIVEPKPGFLEQVNELTHQAGALVIYDEVITAFRFMYGGAQDMLGIKPDLTALGKIIGGGLPIGAYGGKKEIMEKVAPLGPAYQAGTMAGNPASILSGIACLEVLQQEGVYEHLDRLGAMLEEGILSAAKEHGISITINRLKGALTVYFTNEKVENYEQAENTDGEMFAKFFKLMLKQGINLAPSKYEAWFITLAHTEEDIKTTIHAVENAFYLLANN is encoded by the coding sequence ATGCAATTTACTAAATCTGAACAATTACATAAAGAAGCTTTAGAACATATTGTCGGAGGTGTTAACAGTCCTTCACGTTCTTATAAAGCAGTTGGCGGCGGTGCACCTGTCGTAATGGAACGGGCAAAAGGCGCTTATTTTTGGGACGTTGACGGAAACAAGTACATTGATTACTTGGCCGCATACGGTCCGATTATTGCCGGCCATGCCCATCCACACATTACGGAAGCAATAAAAAAAGCAGCTGAATCAGGCGTCCTTTACGGCACACCTACACCTCATGAAGTGAAATTCGCAAAAATGCTGAAAGAAGCGATGCCCGGGCTGGAAAAAGTCCGCTTTGTCAATTCAGGTACGGAAGCGGTTATGACAACCATTCGTGTAGCAAGAGCCTATACCGGAAGAGATAAAATTATTAAATTTGCCGGGTGTTATCACGGCCACTCTGACCTTGTGCTTGTGGCGGCAGGTTCAGGGCCTTCAACATTAGGCACTCCCGATTCTGCCGGAGTTCCAAAAAGCATTGCCCAAGAAGTCATCACTGTACCTTATAATGATATTGAACCATTTAAACAAGCGCTGGAAAAATGGGGTGACCAGGTTGCTGCCGTATTAGTGGAGCCGATCGTCGGCAACTTTGGAATTGTCGAACCAAAACCGGGCTTTCTTGAACAGGTAAATGAACTGACACATCAAGCCGGTGCACTTGTTATTTACGATGAGGTGATCACAGCTTTCCGCTTCATGTATGGAGGCGCCCAAGATATGTTAGGCATTAAACCCGACTTAACCGCACTCGGAAAAATTATCGGCGGAGGGCTTCCAATCGGCGCATATGGCGGTAAAAAAGAAATCATGGAAAAAGTTGCTCCACTCGGCCCTGCCTATCAGGCCGGAACAATGGCCGGCAACCCGGCATCGATTTTATCCGGTATCGCTTGTCTTGAAGTGTTGCAACAGGAAGGAGTTTATGAACATTTAGACCGTCTTGGAGCAATGCTTGAAGAGGGCATATTATCTGCAGCAAAAGAACACGGAATTTCGATCACAATAAATCGTCTTAAAGGCGCATTAACGGTTTATTTTACAAATGAAAAAGTCGAAAACTATGAACAAGCCGAAAACACCGATGGTGAAATGTTTGCAAAGTTCTTCAAGTTGATGCTTAAACAAGGCATAAACCTAGCTCCTTCAAAATATGAGGCATGGTTTATTACACTCGCTCACACTGAAGAAGATATTAAAACAACGATTCATGCAGTCGAAAATGCTTTTTATTTATTAGCAAACAATTAA
- a CDS encoding ABC transporter ATP-binding protein, with translation MDDAIVVRNLRKEFKAYSSRSGLKGAFRDLFTRNYKIVPAVNDISFRVKQGEMVGYIGENGAGKSTTIKMLTGILTPTSGMVSVNGMNPHKEREKFVQTIGVVFGQRSQLWWDIAVQESFRLLKKVYKVSDAQYNEHMDHVIKSLDIEPLLDKPVRKLSLGQRMRCELAAALIHNPPLLFLDEPTIGLDVLVKLKIREFLKEINKKYNTTILLTTHDLSDIEALCERVIMLDEGRIIYDGSLRNLKDQWGEGKEIQFQFIEEAKLPDLESLTSELGVKWSRDEKDQIFIAHIEDNDDKVSQLISIVVSTYKIKDVKVNEVSTEEIIRNIYERGIL, from the coding sequence ATGGATGATGCGATTGTAGTTCGTAATTTACGCAAAGAATTTAAAGCTTACTCAAGCAGGAGTGGACTGAAGGGTGCTTTCCGCGACCTCTTTACAAGAAATTATAAAATCGTTCCAGCTGTAAATGATATCAGCTTTCGAGTGAAACAAGGGGAAATGGTTGGTTACATCGGGGAAAACGGGGCCGGCAAATCGACGACAATTAAAATGCTTACAGGGATATTAACCCCGACTTCGGGAATGGTTTCTGTAAATGGAATGAATCCGCATAAAGAGAGGGAAAAATTTGTTCAAACAATCGGAGTTGTATTTGGTCAGCGATCACAATTATGGTGGGATATCGCTGTTCAGGAATCGTTCCGGCTTTTAAAAAAAGTTTATAAAGTTTCAGATGCACAATACAACGAACATATGGATCATGTCATAAAATCATTGGATATCGAACCGTTATTGGACAAGCCTGTCCGGAAGCTGTCCCTGGGGCAAAGAATGCGCTGTGAATTGGCTGCTGCTTTAATCCATAATCCACCACTATTATTTTTGGATGAACCGACAATCGGTCTGGATGTTCTTGTTAAATTAAAGATTCGCGAATTTTTAAAGGAGATAAATAAAAAATACAATACTACGATATTACTCACTACCCATGACTTATCTGATATAGAAGCCTTGTGCGAGCGGGTTATTATGCTCGATGAAGGCCGAATCATTTATGACGGCTCGTTAAGAAATCTCAAAGACCAGTGGGGAGAGGGAAAGGAAATTCAATTCCAATTCATTGAAGAAGCAAAACTTCCTGATTTAGAAAGTTTGACTTCTGAACTTGGGGTTAAGTGGAGCAGGGATGAGAAAGATCAAATCTTTATTGCACATATCGAAGACAACGATGATAAAGTTTCGCAGTTAATTTCTATTGTTGTTTCTACTTATAAGATTAAAGATGTTAAAGTAAATGAAGTATCGACGGAAGAAATCATTCGAAATATTTATGAAAGAGGCATTTTGTGA
- the bcp gene encoding thioredoxin-dependent thiol peroxidase: MPELTGELAPDIELPASNGKIVKLSDFRGKNVVLYFYPKDMTPGCTTEACDFRDAYQEFSDVNTVILGVSPDPINRHEKFIEKHGLPFLLLADEDHKLAEAFGVWKLKKNFGKEYMGIERSTFVIDKDGKIVKEWRNVKVKGHVEETLQYVRENLPS; the protein is encoded by the coding sequence ATGCCAGAATTAACAGGAGAGCTTGCTCCGGATATTGAACTGCCTGCAAGCAACGGAAAAATAGTCAAACTGTCAGATTTTCGTGGTAAAAATGTCGTTCTTTATTTTTATCCAAAGGATATGACCCCCGGCTGTACAACTGAAGCCTGTGATTTTAGGGATGCATATCAGGAATTCTCCGATGTCAATACTGTTATTTTAGGAGTAAGCCCTGACCCTATCAACAGGCATGAAAAATTTATTGAAAAACACGGGCTACCTTTTCTTTTATTAGCCGATGAAGACCATAAACTCGCAGAAGCATTTGGTGTTTGGAAGTTAAAGAAAAATTTCGGCAAAGAATACATGGGTATTGAAAGGTCAACATTTGTCATTGATAAGGACGGTAAAATAGTCAAGGAATGGCGAAATGTTAAAGTGAAGGGCCATGTTGAAGAGACATTGCAATATGTCCGTGAGAATTTACCATCATGA
- a CDS encoding potassium channel family protein — protein sequence MAFYILLSSVIFCIAMSLRTLFLPNTIKGKLVSLENFLFLAVLYATIMIGFGLIFILLEFNGNAVILENGRIMQGDFFKKLETSIYFSTITLFSVGYGDIVPIGIGRIVVVLEALVGYTIPAAFVAKAVLDVEK from the coding sequence ATGGCGTTTTATATTTTGTTATCAAGTGTTATTTTCTGTATTGCAATGAGTCTGCGTACTTTATTTTTACCAAATACAATAAAAGGCAAGCTTGTTTCATTGGAAAACTTTTTATTTTTGGCAGTCCTATATGCTACGATCATGATTGGATTTGGATTAATATTTATATTGTTAGAGTTCAACGGAAATGCTGTTATCTTGGAAAACGGCAGAATTATGCAAGGTGACTTCTTCAAAAAATTGGAAACATCAATATATTTCAGTACGATTACACTTTTTTCAGTTGGGTACGGAGATATCGTACCGATTGGGATCGGGAGAATAGTGGTTGTTCTTGAGGCGTTGGTAGGGTATACGATTCCGGCAGCTTTTGTAGCTAAAGCGGTTCTGGATGTAGAAAAATAG
- a CDS encoding nucleotidyltransferase-like protein: protein MEDVLRPIYQERASHQDTLGVLLIEKKHKAIPTTDTFDKVLLIIVKNAEMPVFIKHYTFEEKKAAMHIVTQKQLNEWLLLGSNRKVVEWIYDGKVLFDRNEYIQNLKNELREIPLNGRKMKMGIEFAKLIRRYMDGKSFFNNQHYLDAYNHVVHSLHHLARLAVIENGFHPEVTVWNQVKQIDPEIFKLYEELVNSEETLEKRLELLFLASDFLIYSKTYLGTSHLLDILREKSFWSFNDIMAHKELSSYSVDLGVLLEYLIEKNLIEVVNKKTKGQGIFHRYYKVAEKIL from the coding sequence ATGGAAGACGTCCTTCGGCCTATCTACCAGGAACGTGCCAGCCATCAAGATACACTCGGTGTGCTATTGATTGAAAAAAAACATAAGGCAATTCCGACGACCGATACATTTGATAAAGTTTTGCTAATAATTGTAAAAAATGCGGAGATGCCCGTTTTTATAAAACATTACACGTTTGAAGAGAAAAAAGCGGCAATGCATATTGTGACCCAAAAACAATTAAATGAATGGTTGTTATTGGGTTCAAACCGAAAAGTAGTTGAATGGATTTATGACGGAAAAGTTCTTTTTGACCGAAATGAATACATTCAAAATTTAAAAAATGAGCTCAGAGAGATTCCTTTAAATGGCCGGAAAATGAAAATGGGAATAGAATTTGCGAAATTAATTAGAAGATACATGGATGGCAAGTCGTTTTTTAATAACCAGCATTATTTAGATGCCTATAATCATGTTGTACATTCACTTCATCATCTTGCGCGCCTTGCTGTGATAGAAAACGGATTTCACCCTGAAGTAACTGTTTGGAACCAGGTCAAACAAATTGATCCGGAGATTTTTAAGCTTTACGAGGAACTTGTAAATAGTGAAGAAACACTTGAAAAGCGTTTGGAATTGCTGTTTTTAGCAAGTGATTTTTTAATTTACTCCAAAACGTATCTTGGAACTTCCCATTTGTTGGATATACTAAGAGAAAAATCATTTTGGTCGTTCAATGATATTATGGCCCATAAAGAACTTTCTTCCTACTCGGTAGATCTTGGAGTTCTTTTAGAATATCTTATAGAGAAAAATTTAATTGAAGTTGTTAATAAGAAAACAAAAGGCCAAGGAATATTCCATAGATATTACAAGGTGGCAGAAAAAATTTTATAA
- a CDS encoding ABC transporter permease, whose translation MEKYLEMIRIRFLMMLAYRTNYYTGILIYTINIGVYYFIWNSIYSGKSNIEGLSAAQMTTYVAIAWMARAFYFNNIDREMAMEIREGKVAIELIRPYHYLGMKTMQGFGEGIFRLFFFSIPGMIIVSIIFSLRFSADLSVWVLFAVSILLSFFINTQINLLTGITTFFLYNNAGLIRAKRVVIDLFSGLILPISFFPAWAQDIMKFLPFQGISYIPSMIFTEGFSRSEAINALIFQGIWVLALIIPIQILWIAAKKQLIIQGG comes from the coding sequence ATGGAAAAATATTTGGAAATGATACGGATTCGATTCTTAATGATGCTGGCCTATCGAACGAATTATTATACGGGAATTTTGATCTATACTATCAATATAGGAGTATATTATTTTATTTGGAATTCGATATATAGCGGAAAAAGCAATATAGAAGGTTTATCAGCTGCTCAGATGACAACTTATGTCGCAATTGCCTGGATGGCCAGAGCTTTTTATTTTAATAATATAGACCGTGAAATGGCGATGGAAATTAGAGAGGGGAAAGTAGCAATTGAATTGATTCGCCCTTACCATTACCTCGGCATGAAAACGATGCAGGGATTCGGGGAAGGGATTTTTCGGCTGTTCTTTTTTTCAATCCCCGGGATGATAATTGTATCTATTATTTTTTCTCTTCGATTTTCTGCTGACCTGTCAGTATGGGTTTTATTCGCAGTCTCAATTTTATTAAGTTTTTTCATTAACACACAAATCAATTTACTAACGGGAATTACTACTTTTTTCTTATACAATAATGCAGGACTAATTCGGGCAAAACGGGTTGTCATAGATTTATTTTCCGGACTGATTTTGCCGATCAGCTTTTTTCCGGCATGGGCGCAAGATATCATGAAGTTTCTGCCGTTTCAAGGAATTAGTTATATACCGAGCATGATTTTCACTGAGGGTTTTTCAAGAAGTGAAGCAATCAATGCATTAATTTTTCAAGGTATTTGGGTACTTGCCCTTATTATTCCAATTCAGATTCTCTGGATTGCTGCGAAAAAACAACTCATCATTCAGGGAGGGTGA
- a CDS encoding YgzB family protein: MAKYTSKINKIRSFALSLIFIGFVVMYGGIFFRNHPLIMTIFMILGLFFIIASTIVYFWIGMLSTKAVQVVCPNCNKPTKMLGRVDMCMYCREPLTLDPELEGKEFDEKYNRKK; encoded by the coding sequence ATGGCTAAGTATACAAGTAAAATAAATAAAATTCGAAGTTTTGCATTAAGCTTAATTTTTATCGGCTTTGTAGTTATGTACGGCGGGATTTTCTTCAGAAATCATCCCCTGATCATGACTATTTTTATGATTCTCGGTTTATTCTTTATTATTGCCAGTACAATCGTTTATTTCTGGATCGGCATGTTGTCAACAAAAGCTGTTCAAGTTGTTTGCCCTAATTGCAATAAACCGACAAAAATGCTCGGCAGAGTGGATATGTGCATGTACTGCCGCGAACCTTTAACCCTTGATCCCGAGCTTGAGGGGAAAGAATTTGATGAAAAATACAATAGAAAGAAATGA
- a CDS encoding ISL3 family transposase, with amino-acid sequence MYMNLIMNIPGLKEVVLTKVEQVGEVVQFHVEMERKMHRCPRCNRRTSRVHDYRIQKIQHLKWFERKTQIFYRRRRYVCSCGKRFSEKNSIVERYQRTSIEWNQAVSIRAIKGKTFKETAENYGTSASTVVRRFDRLASSEIRAVEELPKIIAIDEYKGDTKEGKYQLIIADGVTKKPLDILPNRYKKTIKQYLQKHGSQVQVVIMDMNQSFKAAVQAALGRPVIIADRFHFCRYIYWALDAVRRRVQQDFHDYDRKKCKRMKHVFHKASDRLTEEERWYLERYLDMSEELRKAYELKEAYREWFTRAKEIGRDQIAVVKEELKAFYRLVEASEIPEMEKAIKTFQNWQTEILNSFVYDCSNGFLEGINNLTKVLKRNAFGFRSFKRFRAKILLSHQYKGTGVHIG; translated from the coding sequence GTGTATATGAATCTTATCATGAATATTCCTGGTTTAAAAGAGGTTGTCCTGACCAAAGTGGAACAAGTTGGGGAAGTTGTACAGTTTCATGTGGAGATGGAACGAAAGATGCATCGTTGCCCCCGTTGTAACAGAAGGACAAGCCGTGTTCATGATTACCGGATCCAGAAAATCCAGCATTTGAAATGGTTTGAGCGAAAGACCCAGATTTTTTATAGACGCCGGAGATATGTATGCAGCTGCGGGAAACGTTTCTCTGAGAAAAACTCCATAGTCGAGCGCTACCAACGCACTTCCATTGAGTGGAACCAGGCCGTATCCATCCGGGCCATCAAAGGAAAGACCTTCAAGGAAACCGCTGAGAACTATGGCACTTCTGCGTCGACGGTAGTCCGCCGGTTTGACCGCTTGGCGAGCAGTGAAATCCGTGCGGTTGAGGAATTGCCGAAAATCATTGCCATTGACGAATACAAAGGCGATACGAAGGAAGGCAAATACCAATTAATCATAGCCGACGGGGTGACAAAAAAGCCATTGGATATCCTCCCCAATCGGTATAAAAAAACCATTAAGCAATACCTTCAAAAGCACGGAAGCCAGGTCCAAGTGGTCATTATGGATATGAACCAATCGTTTAAAGCAGCCGTCCAGGCAGCGCTGGGGCGTCCGGTTATTATCGCAGATCGATTTCACTTCTGCCGATATATCTACTGGGCGCTTGATGCGGTGAGAAGGCGAGTCCAACAGGATTTTCACGACTATGACCGTAAAAAGTGCAAGCGAATGAAACATGTCTTCCACAAGGCCAGTGACCGCCTTACGGAAGAGGAACGCTGGTATTTAGAGCGTTATCTGGATATGTCCGAGGAGCTCAGGAAGGCATACGAACTCAAAGAGGCCTATCGAGAATGGTTTACACGTGCCAAAGAGATTGGCAGGGATCAAATTGCCGTGGTGAAAGAGGAGTTAAAAGCGTTTTACCGATTGGTTGAAGCTTCGGAAATCCCTGAGATGGAGAAAGCCATAAAGACCTTTCAAAACTGGCAGACAGAAATCCTTAACAGTTTTGTTTATGACTGTTCCAACGGATTTTTGGAAGGGATCAATAATTTAACCAAAGTACTAAAACGGAATGCCTTTGGCTTCAGAAGCTTCAAACGCTTCAGGGCTAAAATTTTATTATCACATCAGTATAAAGGAACTGGGGTTCACATTGGATAG
- a CDS encoding ABC transporter permease, with amino-acid sequence MFYVSIFFQYVAQYMKTRLQYRVDVFVELISDLLLQAVNLIFILVVFGHTDFLNGWSRDEIIFIYGFFLVPYAIFSAFFNIWDFNERYIVKGEFDRVLTRPVHSLFQIILERIELESLFGAVTGLIVMFYAGVRLDLQISWYDPFLFVLFVIGGVLVYAGTFIMVACISFFADANTSIMPMMYNIGNYGRYPVDIYNRAIRFILTWILPFAFVGVYPAAYFLKKTEWYAYSFLTPLIGAVFFILSVLLWNAGVKRYRGAGN; translated from the coding sequence ATGTTTTACGTTTCGATATTTTTTCAATATGTTGCCCAGTATATGAAGACAAGGCTGCAATACCGTGTGGATGTATTTGTTGAGTTGATCTCCGATTTATTGCTCCAAGCTGTGAATCTTATTTTTATTTTAGTGGTTTTCGGGCATACCGATTTTTTAAACGGATGGAGCAGAGATGAAATTATCTTTATTTATGGTTTTTTTCTAGTGCCTTATGCGATTTTTTCAGCATTCTTCAATATATGGGATTTTAATGAGAGGTACATTGTGAAGGGGGAATTTGACAGAGTTTTAACACGCCCTGTTCATAGCTTGTTTCAAATCATTTTGGAAAGAATTGAACTTGAATCTTTATTTGGAGCTGTAACCGGGCTTATCGTTATGTTTTATGCAGGGGTAAGGCTGGATTTACAAATCAGCTGGTATGACCCTTTTTTATTTGTCCTGTTTGTTATCGGCGGAGTGCTTGTTTATGCAGGTACGTTTATCATGGTTGCATGTATCAGTTTTTTCGCTGATGCTAACACATCGATTATGCCGATGATGTACAATATCGGAAACTACGGCAGGTATCCAGTTGATATATACAATCGCGCTATCCGATTTATATTAACATGGATCCTCCCGTTTGCTTTTGTCGGTGTTTATCCCGCTGCTTATTTTCTTAAGAAAACGGAATGGTATGCATATTCCTTTTTGACTCCTCTCATCGGGGCAGTTTTCTTCATTTTATCTGTGCTGTTATGGAATGCGGGCGTAAAAAGGTACAGAGGTGCAGGGAACTAA